One window of Robiginitalea biformata HTCC2501 genomic DNA carries:
- a CDS encoding ABC-F family ATP-binding cassette domain-containing protein, giving the protein MNLLSAENLAKSYGERTLFSGLTFGVNQGQKVALIARNGTGKTTLLDILAGKDSPDSGSVTYRKNLRRAYLEQHPDLNPDLTVAQTLFDTGNETVRILARYEEALEHPEDTRGYQRAFEAMERANAWDLETRFSQILSRLRLHDQKQRVSSLSGGQRRRLALAHALIEEPELLILDEPTNHLDLDMIEWLEEYFANRPVSLLMVTHDRYFLDRVCTDILELEGGELHHYPGIYQDFLREKEAREQIASTTAKKTRSLYKQELEWMRRQPKARTTKSKSRIEDFEELKKEALSRRKEREMELEINMERLGTKVVELHNISKSYDGRELFSGFTYHFKRGERIGLIGPNGSGKTTFLDLVTGNLESDTGKVVHGETLQFGYYTQHGLEASPGKKVIDAVREFGDYIPLKKGRQLSAQQLLERFLFDRKAQYDYIEKLSGGERKRLFLCTVLIQNPNFLILDEPTNDLDIVTLNVLEEFLLDFPGTLLIVSHDRYFMDKVTDHLFVFDGKGGIRDFPGNYSDYRLQAEVPSGAPAPEVSDAATSVTRDTPANSGARKGKRNYNQEREYRQLETEIGKLEARKREIETGFSDPSLPGEEMDRLSRELSDLLQELEEKTARWFELAAIEE; this is encoded by the coding sequence ATGAACCTGCTCAGTGCCGAAAATCTGGCAAAATCCTATGGGGAGCGCACGCTGTTCTCCGGGCTGACCTTTGGGGTCAACCAGGGGCAAAAGGTTGCGCTTATCGCCCGGAATGGCACGGGTAAAACGACACTGCTGGACATCCTGGCCGGCAAGGACAGCCCGGACAGCGGATCGGTCACCTACCGGAAGAACCTGCGAAGGGCCTACCTGGAACAACACCCCGACCTCAACCCGGACCTGACCGTGGCACAGACCCTGTTCGACACAGGCAATGAAACGGTGCGGATCCTGGCCCGGTATGAGGAGGCCCTGGAACATCCGGAAGACACCAGGGGCTATCAACGGGCATTCGAAGCGATGGAGCGGGCCAATGCCTGGGACCTGGAGACCCGGTTTTCCCAGATCCTCTCCCGCCTCCGGCTCCACGACCAGAAACAACGGGTTTCCAGCCTTTCCGGCGGGCAACGGCGCCGGCTGGCCCTGGCGCACGCCCTGATCGAGGAACCCGAACTGCTCATCCTGGACGAGCCCACCAACCACCTGGACCTGGACATGATCGAGTGGCTGGAGGAATACTTCGCCAACCGCCCGGTAAGCCTGTTGATGGTCACCCACGACCGGTATTTCCTGGATCGGGTCTGTACGGACATCCTGGAACTCGAAGGGGGCGAACTCCACCATTACCCCGGCATCTACCAGGACTTCCTCAGGGAAAAAGAGGCGCGGGAACAAATTGCCTCCACCACCGCCAAAAAAACCCGTTCCCTGTATAAGCAGGAGCTCGAATGGATGCGCCGGCAGCCCAAAGCCCGTACCACCAAGTCCAAATCGCGGATCGAGGATTTTGAAGAACTGAAGAAGGAGGCCCTCAGCCGGCGGAAGGAACGGGAAATGGAGCTGGAGATCAATATGGAGCGCCTGGGCACCAAGGTGGTTGAGCTGCACAATATCTCCAAATCCTATGACGGCCGCGAATTGTTCAGCGGCTTTACCTATCATTTTAAGCGGGGGGAACGCATTGGCCTGATAGGCCCGAACGGCAGCGGGAAGACCACGTTCCTGGACCTGGTTACCGGAAACCTGGAAAGCGACACCGGGAAGGTGGTCCACGGCGAAACCCTGCAATTCGGCTATTATACCCAACACGGCCTGGAGGCATCCCCGGGGAAGAAGGTGATAGACGCCGTGCGGGAGTTCGGGGACTACATCCCGCTGAAAAAGGGGCGCCAACTCAGTGCCCAGCAATTACTCGAACGGTTCCTCTTTGACCGCAAAGCACAATACGACTATATAGAGAAACTCAGCGGGGGCGAACGCAAGCGTCTCTTCCTGTGCACCGTACTGATCCAGAACCCCAATTTCCTGATCCTGGACGAGCCCACCAACGACCTGGACATCGTCACCCTGAATGTCCTGGAGGAGTTCCTCCTCGATTTCCCGGGTACGCTCCTGATCGTTTCCCACGACCGGTATTTCATGGACAAGGTAACCGACCACCTCTTTGTCTTTGACGGCAAGGGCGGCATCCGCGACTTCCCGGGAAATTATTCCGATTACCGCCTGCAGGCGGAGGTGCCTTCCGGAGCGCCTGCGCCTGAGGTATCCGATGCAGCAACGTCTGTTACCCGGGATACCCCTGCCAATTCCGGGGCCAGAAAAGGGAAAAGGAACTACAACCAGGAACGGGAATACCGGCAGCTGGAAACCGAAATCGGAAAACTGGAGGCGCGGAAGCGGGAAATCGAAACGGGATTCAGCGATCCGTCCCTCCCCGGGGAGGAGATGGACCGGCTTTCCCGGGAATTATCCGATTTGCTGCAGGAACTGGAAGAAAAGACGGCACGCTGGTTTGAACTGGCCGCCATCGAAGAATAA
- a CDS encoding Lnb N-terminal periplasmic domain-containing protein, producing MNHFRIFLVCLCACMAGVASGQQAVLGPDARISVITCGPGTDLYAQFGHSAFRVQDPAQGLDWIYNYGTFDFDTPNFYMKFARGKLRYALSRTDFANFLYTYQLEGRWVSEQLLDLNPGQKTALFEYLERNNRPENRYYQYDFLAENCATKIPDVLREVLGPGLDMVSGFSGDGRTYRELIQQNLQVNSWSSLGIDLALGAVVDRKASPLGYSFLPEYVRQLVGDATLGGEPLILRERDILDLPNPVNIRYFTANPLFWALFLLVFTATISWIDFRNGSRSRWLDFLLFLTTGLAGLLIGFLWFFTDHTSTVWNFNILWAFPVNGYIAFKLLQKRKPDNRLRRYLIALLGLMGVCLILWATGVQAFHPVVAILWSALALRYLLLIHHLKKPA from the coding sequence ATGAACCATTTCCGAATCTTTCTCGTTTGTCTCTGCGCCTGTATGGCAGGGGTTGCTTCCGGACAGCAGGCTGTGCTCGGCCCCGACGCGCGGATCAGCGTAATTACCTGCGGGCCGGGTACCGACCTCTACGCGCAATTCGGCCACAGTGCCTTCCGGGTTCAGGATCCGGCACAGGGCCTCGACTGGATATACAATTACGGCACCTTCGATTTCGACACCCCGAATTTCTATATGAAATTTGCCAGGGGAAAACTCCGTTATGCCCTGAGCCGTACCGATTTTGCCAATTTCCTGTACACCTACCAGCTGGAGGGCCGGTGGGTCAGCGAACAACTGCTGGACCTGAATCCCGGGCAGAAAACCGCATTATTTGAATATTTGGAGCGGAACAACCGGCCCGAAAACCGCTACTACCAGTACGATTTCCTGGCCGAAAACTGCGCGACAAAGATCCCGGACGTACTCCGGGAAGTGCTCGGGCCGGGGCTGGACATGGTGTCCGGCTTCTCAGGCGACGGCCGTACTTACCGGGAACTCATCCAGCAAAACCTGCAGGTCAATTCCTGGTCCAGCCTGGGCATCGACCTGGCCCTGGGAGCCGTAGTGGACAGAAAGGCCTCCCCCCTCGGCTACAGCTTCCTGCCGGAATACGTCCGCCAACTCGTGGGGGACGCCACCCTGGGCGGGGAACCCCTTATCCTGAGGGAACGGGACATCCTGGACCTTCCCAACCCGGTAAACATTCGCTACTTTACCGCAAATCCGCTATTCTGGGCACTATTCCTTTTGGTGTTTACCGCAACCATCAGCTGGATCGATTTCCGGAACGGCTCCCGCAGCCGCTGGTTGGATTTCCTGCTTTTCCTCACCACGGGGCTCGCCGGTCTCCTCATCGGCTTCCTGTGGTTTTTTACGGACCACACCTCCACGGTTTGGAATTTCAACATCCTTTGGGCCTTTCCGGTCAATGGGTATATCGCCTTCAAACTGCTCCAGAAAAGAAAGCCGGACAACCGGTTGCGGCGGTACCTGATAGCTCTTCTGGGTTTAATGGGGGTCTGCCTGATCTTATGGGCCACCGGGGTACAGGCGTTCCACCCGGTTGTGGCCATCCTGTGGTCTGCGCTGGCCCTGCGCTACCTGTTGCTGATCCACCACCTAAAAAAACCGGCATGA
- a CDS encoding CDP-alcohol phosphatidyltransferase family protein → MRNLPNIITLLNLLAGSIAAVFAVLDRLEWAAAFFMLGVICDFLDGLVARKLGVSSELGIQLDSLADLVTSGLVPGLVMCQLLGMSVSGGWSSNSFFTEALSTGDWPHAWLPFTGLAIILASAWRLARFNIDEDQVSSFTGLPTPANALLILSLPLILLYNGSDAVSAVLMNPWVLIAVTILSVYLLNAPIRLFALKFDTWSFRDNGYKYIFLILSGVALLTLQFLAVPLIILMYVLFSLFAQPK, encoded by the coding sequence ATGAGAAACCTGCCGAATATCATTACCCTGCTGAATTTGCTGGCCGGCTCCATCGCCGCTGTATTTGCCGTTCTCGACCGCCTGGAATGGGCGGCCGCCTTTTTTATGCTCGGGGTGATCTGCGATTTCCTGGACGGGCTGGTGGCCCGCAAGCTTGGGGTCTCCTCCGAATTGGGCATCCAACTCGATTCCCTGGCCGACCTGGTCACAAGCGGGCTGGTTCCCGGGCTCGTAATGTGCCAGTTGCTCGGGATGTCTGTCAGCGGGGGATGGAGCAGCAATAGTTTTTTTACCGAAGCACTTTCAACCGGCGACTGGCCGCACGCGTGGCTGCCGTTTACCGGTCTGGCGATCATCCTGGCCTCGGCCTGGCGCCTGGCCCGTTTCAACATCGACGAAGACCAGGTGAGCAGTTTTACGGGCCTGCCCACCCCGGCAAACGCCCTGCTGATCCTCAGCCTGCCGCTTATTCTGCTCTATAACGGCAGCGATGCGGTAAGCGCTGTTTTGATGAATCCCTGGGTGCTGATTGCCGTGACGATCTTATCCGTTTACCTGCTCAATGCACCCATCCGGCTGTTTGCCCTGAAATTTGATACCTGGAGCTTCCGGGACAACGGGTATAAGTACATCTTCCTGATCCTGTCCGGGGTGGCCCTGCTGACCCTGCAGTTCCTGGCGGTTCCGCTGATCATCCTGATGTACGTGTTGTTTTCCCTGTTCGCCCAACCGAAATGA